In Pseudomonas fluorescens, a genomic segment contains:
- a CDS encoding DUF2946 domain-containing protein yields MGAPRARLSPHRRVMRGSWISLFAMLMIFIGPLISQAMPTDQHAGMSMAMSMDMPNCHGESKPTKTPDEHHVLWEKCGYCSLLFSCPALPGSVSFMALGPPPPANALTPSPRLGHARQSIFPGARSRAPPIAS; encoded by the coding sequence ATGGGCGCCCCTCGCGCCAGGTTATCTCCACATCGCCGCGTGATGCGCGGCAGTTGGATCAGCCTGTTCGCCATGCTGATGATCTTTATCGGTCCGCTGATTTCCCAAGCGATGCCGACGGATCAGCACGCCGGTATGTCCATGGCCATGTCGATGGACATGCCCAACTGCCATGGCGAGTCCAAGCCAACCAAGACGCCCGACGAGCATCACGTCCTCTGGGAAAAGTGCGGCTATTGCAGCCTGCTCTTCAGTTGCCCGGCCCTGCCTGGCAGCGTGTCATTCATGGCCCTCGGCCCCCCACCGCCGGCCAATGCCCTCACCCCCTCCCCGCGCCTGGGCCATGCCCGGCAGAGCATTTTCCCCGGCGCACGCAGCCGCGCGCCCCCCATCGCCTCGTAA